In Phragmites australis chromosome 16, lpPhrAust1.1, whole genome shotgun sequence, one DNA window encodes the following:
- the LOC133895484 gene encoding protein CYSTEINE-RICH TRANSMEMBRANE MODULE 9-like yields MSYQAPPPGTGYPPPGTAYPPPGQQVYVAPPPAYPPTQDGGAYGQQEQQKGTTSRGGDGFWKGCCAAICCCCLLDMCF; encoded by the exons ATGAGCTACCAGGCTCCTCCCCCTGGCACCG GCTACCCGCCGCCGGGCACCGCGTACCCTCCTCCGGGCCAGCAGGTCTacgtcgcgccgccgccggcgtacCCGCCGACCCAGGACGGCGGCGCGTACggccagcaggagcagcagaaggGGACCACGagccgcggcggcgacggcttcTGGAAAGGATGCTGTGCtgccatctgctgctgctgcctcctCGACATGTGCTTCTGA